The genomic window attcacagaagaatacaagggagtaaagcttacagaaccactggaaacacctatcccaaggccattaccacctaatacaagcttcaagtgggtacaatccttaacctttatctttacttttccatttgaatatggtttgcttgaaacagatggccagcttagagctctctgcggctttaagagtaagagggaaatggctcgtactcagagctggtgtgcaagatttagtaaggttccatgcttcaatccgaagtgcacggattggtatcaagttcaattgaatgggtctcagaaggcatttggtcatcttggtgagaatacaatttctaaaccgcctggatggaagaatatagatcaagacaaaggcggatttaaatgcaaagtttgggatcctggaatctattctgacattcgtcaccccgggagcctgagaatctgtttgaagctgctcaaaagctttacatgcctagtttgggaccccggaggctgttggcattccaaacattggtggagatttctggatgaatttaagcacaagccaccataacaggaagctcatcaaatgtctaacttaaggactttaactaaaagtgctaggtgggagacaacccactatggtatcatcgttctcttttagttttagttttatttttaatttgttgattgcttatttttattttattttatttttattagtgttcattcataatctcTGCATCTAGCCGTATATagtttgcatttgcatttgcattctgcatataaaaaaaagtcaCCCCACacgagcgcgcaggccacgcgtgggcgtgagaaggaaatcggcgtaaagatccaacgcccagaaagttgggctggaatcgtgcggctggtgtgtgtttagcacaaaacggcccacgcgttcgcgtctctaatgcgaacgcgtcacttgcaaatcactcatcccacgcgaaagcgtgagcgacgcgtccgcgtcgcgtggatattatggcccccctaaatggagacagagagttgcactgaaacgacgctggaagtgtgcgtctagcacaaatttcggcgacgcagtcgcgtgcctcacgcgttcgcgtcacctatctTTTACCTAACCCACGCGATTAcgtcaatcacgcgaccgcgtcaaacccatttcaccctagtcacacaatcgcgtgctccacgtgttcgcgtggattcaaaaacacTAACCccccccctttcttctttctcttcttcctccacCACTCTCTTCCACCCCTCTCACCCACCGCCACCCTCCTCTGCGACCACCACCACCGCGGCCACCGCCCCCAACCACCCAGAACCGCCGCTAACACCCTCGCCCCAACCTTCTTTCCATCACCACCCTTTACCCCTAACTAAACCCCAACCTCCAAACCGCCCCTTCTCCACTACCGCACCACCGTGCTCCCTCCCAGTGCCGCCgcatcaccaccaccatctctctgccctcacctctgttcatccacataccaggttccgccgaacatcGATTTCCCTATCATCCAtagttaattgcatatttttctgtttcttttcaaattcggatagttagagatgcatgtttgtagtggattctaggtggttaggtagctaggatgtggttagtggatttaggcctgataattgtgtCGTTCTTGCTACTTGTTGTATCTATTTCGCAATTCTGATTTTGCTGTGATGATCATATTGTTCATATATTGTTATTCCATGTTTCTTGCTGCTGttacactgctctttcatgttcatgttatttgtgtctatttgcagctttatttaaatttatatgaaCTAATTTTTTTTCCTGCTGTTTATtgcccgggaacatccaattttagccaaaatgctgcccaattttctgcaaattgtttcattttcattaatgtattagttttggcaattttgcattttgcattacttagctataaccaaaccaattcatgcatGCACGGGctcgcattcttattcctttcgattcCCTTATTAATAacttgcattattgatgatttcattttaattttagctACTCCGgtatctatatgaattatcatTAATAACTTGATATTCTTGCTTGActatgagttgattattctttaaacTTGTGAAATTTATTGTTAACTAGGAAACCATTATCATGCCCCCTACTTTAACttcctttttactaactcactactTTCACTTTCTAACTTCCTTTTCACCTATtacccacttttaactttctaacttctctttttgctttttaactaactactttaactttctaactcaaggcatgattattgttttttctaattaacatgtattctacttataatatattttggattgtgatttttcatctcagATTTTTAACTCAAATACAGTCCATAATGCacatatatttaactcattttataattctactgctcttttgccactatgtgcttatattgctattattctatctgcctacttgttttcctgcttttgttcctcaattatatcctggaatttctgcttttcaggatgtctgaccctcagcgcaaaggaaaaggcaaagcaaccactggcaaaaggaaaagaggcgaatcctctatgaCCATCCTGGACAttttgcatgatgactcctggcaggaaaagcactttaccccgcaggagaaggctgaccagctcctcactgccacagatccagttaaatttgcaaacagatactgtgagctaaagtatcccgtgtttgccacttccaggaacctgtacctggaaagaactcttaaaatttcagaagaactacagcagtacacctccgaacagataaaacagagaggttggttcttcttggaaagaaacttgacagaggtcaatgcttcctgggtcagagaattttactgtaactatttcaagacttccctagatgtggtgcacctcagagggaaatagattttggtcactgaggaagctattgaggacatcctccaccttcagcctaagtcagatcaacCTGAcgattaccaaaaggctgaagaggatatgagatttatgagatttaactgggatgctgtcaagtagaaaatagcccttgatcctactgtctcatgggtcatgggtaagaacacagtgatgcctaagggaatcaagctgatatatctgaatgatgaggctcggctctggcaccagattctgagcaactatgtgatgccgagcactcatgagatagAGCTgaccgctgctatgatcaccctcatctggtgtgtgatggagggtaaggacctgtatcttccacgtttcatcaggcattacatggccagggtccatgtcagaggcactctccctttcccttatctgatcacccagctaggccgtcgagctgatgtgccttgggagctggctgATGCGAAGCCGACTGCTGCAGACTACAAGAAGAtaattcctcacagcaggaagttttaggctttaggctacagacccccattcctcaccactcctggtgaggcagccacatctttaGCTGCCCCATCTGCCTCCACTACTGCACCAGCCTCATCCACTGCAcatccacctgctcctgagcccatttatcatctggtgcatcgactcttcgcccgcctggatcgtatggagcgtcgcaacaagcggcgctatgagcaccttaagttgatgatccgatccggcagcgacatcccctttgagcctgacaccccttctgatacatctgaggcggAGGCAAGCGATCATGAAGAGGAGACACATGCCTAGGCTGAGCAGGCAtgaccagagcaggctgcgccacatcaTGAGGAGCACCACTAGCTACATGCCGCAAATCCGGAGATCCCTctacagtcagagcctccactgcagcagactgatcctcctacacttatccagcctgcagaccctcagaccaccacagagacaccagcagcccatccttccggtgatgacacttcttcacacccagcttgagtgagcatcgagaacaatgctatattttaagtgtggggaggtagcCATCTCTGgcttatctttttggtgaaccactacagactcttctatcttatttttgtttatttttctgtatttttatttttatttttattttttaatacttacacattgttcttttgctgtatttttactttatttccgcattttgcactttagtttatatcttagacatttattttagtttgcaattctaaacttattagttatagaatatgtggattcattagtatagtttacccttttagcatataatagtttgatttaattaaaaataaaaaggagtaaactagaaactttagtaaattaaaacaatccacacaccttgtatatatagcattacatgttagttagttaacaacatttcatcaaggagaaacactaagattttaaaagccaccccaatatttacattgagaataatgggaactcttgatttctacttgcatgacatacataactgatatatggtttttgagctggagaacacacagcctgtgagttttgagcttaattgtatggttgcattcaaaccataaatttcattcctgtgtgttttgcccttctttttcattctgatgttcttttcattgttttaatctatatatccaatatagaatatagatacataccaagagatgattgaggccatcatttaaatttttcctcacttatcccaatttagcccaccttttacatcacccttgttagcccccttaagctttttaatcccctcttgttctataaccacattactagccttaagcagaaaaacaaaataaaaattccaagttgaatccttggttagcttaagatagatattgtgtacaatttaagtgtggggaattttatgggaacatgggatgataaaaacaaagtagggatttaaaatgaataagttatttcagaaatttgggaagcttgctcatgtgaaatcaaaataactaaattaccatgtgcatagattaaaataataataataataataattttatattttcagtactcaaataaagggatacaaaaattccccaagtgcaaaataaaaaaaaaagaatcaatgcacatgggacaaaatttcaaaattaaatttaatgcatgagcttgcaacacaaagtgggaaaatttgggtcAATAGATAAAGGAACTTTAACTTATATAAAgtatatatgttaggtgagatcttagactaatcaagcattcactttgttagctcacttagtcttatacatatacccttacctttaccttggccccattacaaccttgaaaaagacctcatgatttttgtatgtctgtattccatagttgttgattggttagatgaagaacaaagttttagaaagcaaggatagaaaaagaatagagtgattaacccaataaacactgagtgactagagagtaaacacaaaatccagtgagggttcaatagctcatcactatatatctctgcttaattgttaattgtcttgcaagtttgtgaaatacttttacccatctcagttgtgaaagtgctttaacattatctaaggtttggctatgcatatatgattccttgaggatatgaattaatttaaccacatgtaagctttatatacaagtgaataataactagaattgcatgactcatttaggtagtttgcatttagaatagaatgcattgcatgagattccaccattctaactttaccctttctcttggatttagtatgcggacatgctattgtttaagtgtggggaggttgataaacccatattttatgatgtattttgtgctcaatttaagtgatttattcaatccttcacccacttattcaagtaaattgcatgattttacattcccttccttattatgtgatatatgtgaaaaacatgtttcctatgctttaaaaatattaattttaattaccctttattaccattcgatgccgtgatatgtgtgttaagtattttcagatctcctaaggcaggaatggcttagaggacagaaaggaaacatacaaaaatggaagaaaagcacaaaaatggagttttgaagaaaagggcagcgacgcgaacgcatggacgacgcggccgcgtgcctagcgcgaaaaggcagcgacgcgaacgcgtgactgacacagacacgtgccttgagcagaacgcaaatgacgcgtacgcgtgaccaaagcgaacgcgtgacaaggaaaactcccagatgatgcgaccgcatgacccacgtggacgcgtgacagacgccacatgcagaaactgcagaaaatgcccccagcgatttttgaaacccttttggcccagatccaagtccagaaaacacagattagaggttataaagtgggggaatgcatccattcattgggaggtcttccattattcacttttcataatttagatgtagtttttagagagagaggttctctcctctctcttaggattaggattaggatttctctcaatTTTAGGACTGCTTGTCTtcattacaggttcaatgttcctttaatttgatttatcttttacttttatttattctagtgcttTGATTTGTCTATCTCTCtgtttaattatttatgttgccaaattggcttatgaacccttcatgttaggattttctatttaatataatttgaggtattttaaaattatgattgctttcctttatttatataaataatttagatttttcccttttggctttggttgattaattggagactcttgagttatcaaactcatcgtgattgataattgttatttttgctaattgaattgaattccactaactctggtcctttcttaggaattgactaggacttgaggatctaactaattagtccacttgactttcctctactttagtaaaggttaactaagtgggattaaaactcaattctcatcaccatcgataaggataactaggatatgactttcaaattttcataccttgccaagagctttattagatattaatttattaattcctgcaatttattttccttgttcaaacctttcaaaacccaaattctaccttttccatagctaataataagtcatacctccctgcaattccttgagaagacgactcgaggtttaaatactcggttatcaattttattgggtttgcttaagtgacaaacaaaacgtttgtaagaaaggaattcttgtcggtctagaagctatacttacaacgcgaatttatttgcgAAAACTCTAGATCGCGCAAGAGTTTCGCTCTTTCAGGTACACCACATCCTGCAGGGTGATAGTGACCTCACCCCACGGGAGATAAAACGTGTCCGTCTCTGGACGCTATCGCTCCACCAGTGCCGAAATCAGGAAATTATCAAAAGTAAAATCCCTGAGAGGCACGGTATCGCCGAATCCGACCTTAGTTAGATACGGGACGATGGCGTCTCGTGGAGGTAAAGTATGGCTCACTCACCAGGGCAGTAGGAGGCGAGGCCTCTGAAAAATGAtaaccaaaaataatatttaaattatataaaatcattAATAACTTATAgattattttttaacaaaaacaaagtctgaaatttctaataaaataaaaatatcaaaatttattaatgtaaataGTATTATACTATAATGGCATTAAATTTATAAATACTAACAACATAGTACAGGAATAACAGAGTTCCAAACTAATAATATTTATGTCATACCAACCTAGCACAAGCGGATAGAGTTCTAAATTAACAATACAGACCTAACTCCTAACTCATTTACCAACGTTTCAGATCTTCATGACTACCCTAACAATGACAACATCATTAAATTTAACAACTATAACGAAACTAACCTCGAAGTCGGCCGCCCCAGCGTAATGTGTCATCTCATTCAACCTGTTTATGTCCTCGTCATTCTCCACCTGGCGTGCCATCACTGTTTGGGTCAAAGGTATAGTCAGAAAGGGTTAAAAAATGGGAGAAAGATGTTGACAAAGTCAAACTAGGGCCCGGAAGTCGGCTGTAAACGACTTCTATATATAGGCGCGCACGGaccgtatctcgtttacagtgtaaacgagatgatAATgcgtatatctcgtttacactataaacgagatatacacgtgTCACGCTGATGTGTCATATCTCGTTCacagtgtaaacaagatacaTGCATTgtcatctcgtttacactgtaaacgatatATGGTAAGGGAATTTAAATCAGTAAATTCTCtaaaaaaagttattttggtaaatattatatttattttatttattaaaataaaaaatcccttGAATTTGGACTTAAATAAGTCCCTGATTTTTATTGTTATGGttgattaattattataatttgtCATTTATAACTTTATCAATTGTCCGTgatcaaagaaagaaaaaaaaataccaataGTCACCTTTGATTATTTTAAtcaaagacaaaataaaataaaatattaagaaaaataaaaatctaattttagaAAATGAATCACGATGTGGCTTTATTAAATTCTTATcatttttttagaaattattagtatttttttattttaatacgaATTTTAGTTTCTTTAATTTGGATTCTAGAGACAATTTCTTACCAACCCACCGTATTTTTATTGTCTAATACTATATTTAATTTGGTACCGATATGTGTATGCAATTTAGATTAGAGTAGTATGCAATTTAGATTATTTAGTGAATATATATGTGTGcaattaatttgataaatttaagtTTGTCATTTAtgccattttgtttttctttttttaattttggtttaatttgacTTGACATTCTTCCATTAATTCAGACACCTCTACGGGAGAAATCATCACTTGCAAGATGACAGCGATTTGAGTTTGGGCCttgaaaaaaagtgaaaaagttATGATAGAGTTGGCTGCAGATGGACAAGGTCGAGATAACAGCTCGAACCTGTTTGTGAGATTTCTTGGTCAAGTAGCTCGTCGAATTATATTTTGTCCCATATCAATCAAAAGTTGGGATAAAATGCCAGAAGATAACACAAAAAGACAGTGGAAACTTATTGAAGTAAGTCTATTTTACTTTGATGtgcatttttattaatttattgttaTCCTAATTTAGCTCCTAGCTTGCCTCTATTTAGGTTTGCATTTTctgtttattattgttatttcttgTTAAAAAGAAATTGTGTAAGAGCTGAAATCTTGGTGTAGATAGATTCATTTGGAGGTACTTTAAGTGAGCTATAACAGGATGCCATTGCTCTATGTTTTATGAATTGATTAGGTATTAAACAGGTACTGCTGCAGGTTATATGCTATTGCTATCAATATTGTCAAGTTAGTTGCATTTCATTCTTAGGAGTTAGGATACACTTCCTAGATTTCTTTTCCCGTTCCAATTGCTAATTTCATGAATGTTTTGAAATTAATATTTGGAATTCGAAATACTTAAGAGAAAAATTTTGTTAAGATATATAGTTGTCTCAGTTTAATGAAAACTGACAAAATTACAATCAGAAAAACTTTAGCTCTACCCTAGCAGAATTCAAAAGGGGCTATGTATTTGAGGTGGTGAGTTCTCTTGCATCTAGGCTTGTATATTggattcctttctttttttttgttcacACATGTTTATGATCACATTACAGTAAGAATGTTCATTATAAAAACTTATAAGTAGGCCTTTGTTATGCATCATCCATTTTCtcaatcttttttcttttcaaatatctGCCGTTGGGGCTAGACAGCTATCTGACACAACATTGTGTTATAGTACACTGTTATGAATGTTTCAGAAGTGGATAAACTACAATAAGCACGGGTTAGGATTAGCTTTAAAaagtctttttttttaaatattatcttTCTAAGATATAATCTGCAGTATGGTTATCAAATcgcatattttttttaataatagatCTCCTCTATAAAATATTTCAAGgaaaattttgagtttgattatgcTGCTGGCGTCAAATGGGCTCTGAGGACCTTAGGTGATAGATGGAAGGCCCATAAGTATAATTTACGAGGAGAATACTTCTTTCCTAACAAAAGAAAGGTAGAAATTCTGGCTGCGAATCCCTCAGACATACCGCCTGTTGAATGGACTGCTTTTGTGGATCATTATATAGATCCTAAAACAAAGGTAAATAATTAATCTATGCtttttttattgaatatttaTTATGGATATCTGGTAACATTTATTTACTAGTTTCTTGTTCTTGAAAATATAGAAACAATGTTTGCAAAACGCCAGAAATCGTGAGAAGTTTATAGTTTCACATGCCGGTGGAAGTAAAAGCAATGCTAGAAGAGCAACTCAGatggtattatttttttttttttgttattgagTCTAGTACTGTTATACTATTCCTATAAAATTAGcggttttaattaaatttgtgaTTACTTTTAATATTCTATTTATTGTATTAGGAGAAAAAATTAGGAAGGCCTGTATGTCGAAGTGAGGTTATTGTATCAACTTTGCTAAAGAAATATGGGAGTTATGTAAGCGGGGAAGGACAACGATTAGCTGTGAGTGTCTCAAATTTTGTTTATATGgctgtatatttttttatatgccTTGATTATGTCAATACTCTACTCCAATGCGATGTGCATTTGTTTGTAGGAAAAAATAGTAGAGCATTTGTCTGAAGATCAAGAGCGTGCTGCCACTGAAGGTATTCATTCAAAAGTCTTGGCTCATCCGGATGATGCAATTGGAAAAGTTTGCGGTCCTGAAAATGGTAAGCGAGTACGTGGCTTTAGTAATGCTGCATGTCCCAGTGGTTTTGGTAAGTCAAAGTGCATCTTTGGAGGGGCAATATGTGGAGGTTCTAGCAGTGCATCGCAACAGCATGTTACAGATTTAGAGAGGCAACTTCAAGAagctaattacactactacataattgatttttactaacatttaaaaaatgttaccaaatcatattaaaatgttacctatgtatattagtaacattttaacaaatgttaaatataccctatgttactaaagagttttgctaacatttttcaaaagatttaataacatttagtaaaaatgttacaaaagctATTCTATAGTAATATTTTGAGAAATGTTTCAATAGATATTTCTTGGTAACACTTTGAGAAATGTTACAGTAGATAGTTTTTAtaacacttaaaaaaatgttaccatagatattttttgtaacacttaaaaaatattacaatagacATTTTATGTAACATTTagaaaaatgttaccatagatattttttgtaacacttagaaaaatattaccgtaaatattttttgtaacacttaaaaaatgttacaaaagatttttagtaatatttttttagttatattatattattttttattttatattttacacaatagaaatatactaaaattaattactacaacataaaatatttcattaaattcacaaaataaaatttttataaactctttcattaatcaataatcattatACAAGTTTGCTTCGTGATGcaaataaaatgagaaaaaaaatacttataaCACTTAAACCCTATTTCCATTGCGAATATCGCATTTGACAACACCTGACAAGTCTCCTATGCGCTCTTCATGCAGAATTGAACTTGGAGAATTTGATTCATTCTTTATATTGGATTTCATGACATGCTTAATTGCCTTGATGGCCATGAATATCAAGATATCAACAAATCGACTGTGCAGTAGGAAAGCTTTTCTATCTCTGACCACTCTCTCCTCTTCAGTTTTGCAGGAAAGAGAAGCCAATACTACAAAATCTAAAGCCCATTGTCTAAGCTCATATTCACCATTTCTACCTTGGCCACCACCATTACCACCCCAgctttcaggaaagcttttctaTCTCGGACCACTCGCTCCTCTTCAGTTTTGCATGGAAGAGAAGCCAATACTGCAAAATCTGAAGCCCATTGTCTAAGCTCATATTCACCATTTCTATCTTGGCCACCACCATTACAACCCCAGCTTTCATCCTGAGCAGGAAGGGCAGGAAAGTTTGAAGGTGACTCGGCAATAAATGGAGGGACAAGCCAGGTATTTGCTTGGAATCCATATGGAAG from Arachis ipaensis cultivar K30076 chromosome B09, Araip1.1, whole genome shotgun sequence includes these protein-coding regions:
- the LOC110266925 gene encoding uncharacterized protein LOC110266925 — its product is MIELAADGQGRDNSSNLFVRFLGQVARRIIFCPISIKSWDKMPEDNTKRQWKLIEENFEFDYAAGVKWALRTLGDRWKAHKYNLRGEYFFPNKRKVEILAANPSDIPPVEWTAFVDHYIDPKTKKQCLQNARNREKFIVSHAGGSKSNARRATQMVLFFFFCY